DNA sequence from the Macrobrachium nipponense isolate FS-2020 chromosome 26, ASM1510439v2, whole genome shotgun sequence genome:
AATGCCTCAATCTGGAGACTAGCAATGTCTAGTGTTAAGATCTCGTGGTCCATCCTTTCAATCTGGTGCCGAACTCTCCTTCTGTAATTCTTCTTCGCCTTCAGATCTAGACATAATACGGGAAATGCGTTGCCTCTGCCGTCGGCCTTTGCACTGAAACATGCAACTATAATTCTGTAgcgaagacaaagaaaaaaataccttgtaaatagtacttttctttccttcaaataaatcactgccaGATCATAACTTGATGttggtaaacaaaaaactttcCAAAGTAGTTCGTGCGGAGTTAGTAATTGAATGAACATCTGTTACATATCACGAAGAAGAAACCTTGTCTTCTCATCTGTAATCCATCACGTTGAGATCACTCGGAAAGGGagagtatatactatatttcctTTTTCTCCGCAGGATGTCACGCCATCCATCAAATCAAGGAAGAGATGCTATAAATACATcatgttctctctttctctctctacatgGGCAAATATATGgggatatatttctctctctctctctctctctctctctctctctctctctctctctccatgggcgAATATGATTTGAGTATGTTACCTTTTTGCgcgcgctctctttctctctctctcaaatgattttggcattgattaattattttttaatggtcTTCATGACCTTATCATTCCTCTACTTTCTTACCTAAATTATCATTAACAAATAGAGACGTTTTTTGGAATGATTTAAAAAGAGCAGGGAAATCGATAAAACCTAAAATTACACTTTCTTTCTATCATTTCTGATTCTGATACTGACAGAATAATTTTGCCGTAATTATCCATATTTTCTCATTCTTTCAGTGGACAAAATGATTCCGTAACCTTCCAGTCTACATAAAGCTTTCGAAACCCCTActcttatgtatgtttgtatgtatgcacacacaatatataaatatgtagaatctacttggATATTATGGCTTTGTggtaacaagcataaaaaaacacgaagaattcgagaaattaagagggctttgtggctattacaattacacactgtaacgcgcacacacaaatatatatatatatatatatatatatatatatatatatatatatatatttaattgccatggaaatattttgtaaacatcAATATCCACcagcaaaacaaatgaaattattttaaggGAATTTGTTACTTGGTTCCTGGTTAGCGCGTCGAAAGAAATTGttttataatacacaaacacacacacacacacacacacacacacacacacacacacacacatatatatatatatataatatgtatatatatatatatatatatatatatatatatatatatatatcacaatttctttCGACGCGCTAACCAGAAACCAAGTAACATATTcccttaaaataatttcaattgtttTGCTGGTAAATATTgatgtttacaaaatattttcatggcAATAAAAAATTCAGGATTTAATTGAGTCAACGCTGACTGACCATGCAATTGCAAGCTCAggcaaaagatatttcaatttacaTGTCAACACTATTTCGCGAACAGGTATCAGACGGGTCTCAATTAAAACTGTTTACACATGCAATTTCATACGTAAGTAACAGGTACTTGACCTGGATAGCGTGTCCGACAATAAACACACACAGCACCAGTTTATTTGCTCAATAAACACGCAGGGTAGCTATTAACGAACTCTTAAACCTGAATATTACATCAACACTCGAACACCGTCTGCAGATTTGAAAACAGACACATTTCCTGCTGGGAAATTTGGAAAATTGAGGAGGCCAAGTGCTCTCGTAttcaatgtttatttatttatttatttatgttgggCGAACAACAGAATTGTCTTGTATGGAAACTTGGCGCGATAAATCCATTTGCACCCGAGACCTCCCTTTGAGATGCGGCCGAGAGGGGAGATTCGTGGCTGGATGCTGTTGTTATCAATTTTTCATATTGCCTGAAAGCATTCGGATTTCAAAAGCCATCAAACGAAATACTGACGCCCACGTCTTTCTCTTGTTATTTCGGCCTCGGTTGCCTCCGGATAAAAATAGATCTCACCTTCACTTTGGGAACAGAAACCAAATTTGACAGCGATTTTCATTTTCTACAATGATGCAGTATTGTGTTTCTGTTATGGAATATTGATCACGGTAGTAACTCCTAGTCTAGAAAACTATGGAACCCGATAAAGTTCCAAGATGATTATGATTTCATTTAGGACAAAGGAACCATTAAGATGGGGAAAATATGACTTTATGACACTtataagtaaataacaaaaaacttTCAGTAAGTGGCGTTATCTTCATGGGAAATAAAagatatacatgcatacgtgCAAAACATACATACCATCAAACTTATAATCATTCGACATCAGGCGTGTCACAGCAAGTAGACCTTATCTTTAGGCCTAAAAGACCCATaagaatgaaattatatattattttttgggcCAGAAGTGTGAATAAAACAAAAGGGTAAAAGCAATATCTTTAATGATGACGATAGGactggaaataaataaaacaactttAAGATCTTCAAGGTCCCAATCCCATACCAAATTACTCTCATGTAAATAACGGTACGGTCGAAGAGCCAATCAACTGGAATCGAGATCAGTTTCGGTCCTTTAGTGTCCATATCCGTCACTGGATCCTGAGCTATAACTGGAAGCGCTTCCCTTGGCCTTAGCCAACGCTTTGGCAGCCGCTGCCTGAGCCTGGGCAGCTGCCGATTGGGCTGACTGCAAATTGCTCAAGGCTAGACTCTGTTGCTGTGTGAGTGAGTTGGAGGCCTGTTGTGCTTGCCAGGCCATTGCAGACTGAGCTGCCTGAACAGACTTGGCTGCTTGCAGTGCTTGAAGGGCCTGGGCTGCAACTGCTTTGGCTTCGGCTTGTGCGTGGGAGAGGCTGTTCGCTACAGAAAGGGCTAGGTTGTAAGTGTTCTCAGCTGCCTGCACGGCGCTGCTGGCCTGAGCGGAAAGTGATGACTCAGCAAATGCTGCTGCTTGAGCTCCCTGAGCTGCCTGAGTAATCTGAGCAGCCTTTGCCTGTTCCTGAGCAGCAGCAGCTTGAGCAGTCTGAGCAGCAGCAGATGCTGCAGCTGCTGCCTTCTGAGCAGCTGCCGAAGCAGCAGACTGAGAAGCACCTTTGAGACCTGCTGCAGCTGCAGTGGCCTGAGCAGCAGCCTGATTGGCAATGTCAGCAGCACTGGGGCCGTGACTGCCACTGCCACCACCAGCGCCAATGACTAAGTAACTTCCACCATGGCTGCTACCACCTTTCCCATTCCCGGAGCTTCCTCCATACCCACTTCCACTTTCGGCGATGCCACGCTCCACCTGCAAGGGTAAACAATCAGTTTCTCTATCCCTCTGAGATGAATATTAAATTCATAAAAGATCACTATGATCATGGAGTTATGAAGCAAAACAAGTCTGTCTCCAGGAGCAACTTACCCTGTCTCCTTGGGCACAGGACAGACCCACACCTGACAAGGATAAAATTGAGAAAGGTAAGTTTTCTGTCGAGGAATTAGAACTCTTAGGTTCTCATGTACAAATTTACACCgtggaaagataaataaattatagagTAATCTTTAATTATTCCCCAGCAGATACCCTTTCAACTGTCAAGACTACATTTTCAGTCACTACTcattttagattattttattgAGACTCATTTATTTTCTGCTTTAGACTAAGCCTCATTTATTGGCTGGATCGCTTGACCTTGTTATCCAAACATATCAACTCCCACTTATTACTGTCTCAAGTGCTGTAGGCTGAAAATGACTGGCTTTAGCGCTCAAATTTCATACTTCACTCATTCGTACAATTATCAGCATTTCAAATTTTCAAGGGAAAAGCTCATATTGTAACTACTCTTTCCAAAGTTCTTTCGATAAGAAAGAGGACTGCTGTTTTATGAAAAGGTACCTATTAATAAAGAAGTGTTTACTGAAACGTGTTTGGAAACTTGACAAATTAAGGAAGGTTAGAACTTTCTTTTTATAACAGACGATCTAACAATACAGAGAATTACTATTTTGGTGTCTGAAAACTATACAAATTTATTTAGTCGATAATGACAACATAAAAGCAGCTAACAAataagtttttctttaaaaaaaaatgcatacatttattagtaagaagaaaaataaatttatggaaCTTCATGATGAACTTTTAAAAGCAAAGATCTTCAGAAAATTTGTAATAAAAcatttcaacatatatatatatatatatatatatatatatatatatatatatatatatatatataatttttttttttttttttttaacagaataataataataataataataataataataatactttatattACCAAGGCACAGGAAGAAGACAAGATTCTTGAACATGTTTACTTGTTGCAGGTCCAAGAGAAGACTATGGTAGCGAATGGCCCTGTTGAGGAATTTATACCCCACAACCAAAATGTTGCCACTTACTAATAAAAGTACTCATTGTACTTTATTTCGAAAgactttgttttcaaaatttccAGGCCATAGAGATTGTGCTCTTATCTTTTcattgtgggagaattctatggTCTTTTGTGTATAGAGACTGCAGCATCTCATAGATTCCGCCAAGTTCTTACATTCACTTGCAGAACTCTTAATGGCCTTCTGATGACTTGTGAAATAAGGGGAATGTCTCAGTTCTCCAGTCACTGCTTGCACGTGCGCCATACCTATATGACGTGTATGTAATAGTACATGTGTACACTGTTGtgatatatacagggtgggccaaaagtagcctcacagttacttcataaactgtttctcattcaaagtactcttcaatagaaaattaatactgtgccattaatacatgctacttatttttatccttttcatgtcactcattcttaaatatgccacttattcatgtctggaaaattttatgcgtttaataaattattttttattctgttttaactgtgaagctacttttggcccaccctgtatatatatatatatatatatatatatatatatatatatatatatatgtataacagaatcacgaaagttaggaacgtgataaatccataaataaagataaatgccacgaaggaaaaataaacgaatgagtctgcgagatctttcggcttaaaagccctttactggagcAGTATTGAAGCAAGAGGGATAGAGAAACTGTATTGTTTTGCACTTTCCTTGCTCCAGTTAAAGGGctcttttaagccgaaagatctcgcagaactccttcgtttatttttccttcgtggcatatctttatatttatatatatatgtgtgtgtgtgtgtgtgtgtctatatacgtatatgcatatatataaatgaagacaaaCCCCCAGAGTAAAGGTGAACCAATGGAGTAGCCGCTGCGAGGGCTTCCGACCTTTTTACAAACttacttccatatttatatcagCCTGCTtactaaaggacgagaagtcgataGGCCCTCGCAgcggttactccattgtttcactcactttccttcgtggattttgtctttatgatATATTCATCACGCTCCATATTTTTCATCGATTTactataactactatatataatatatatatatatatatatatatatagtatatatatatatatatataataatatatatatattatatatatatatatatatatatatatatatatatatatatatataagagagagagagagagagagagagagagagagagagagagagagagagatccccgcATAAGGTATCCATTTCAGCATTATCCTCGCAATACGCGCCAAAACTCAGAACTCAAGCATGTGAATAATTCGcttaatgaaaacaaatgcaaaggAATTACTCTCGCCAGCGCTAGTCGGAATAACTCCCCGCTACTGGGCTACTGTGCTCGCGAAGCAGGTGCGTTGCGAACCTCGCGTGACAAACAGGACTTAATTAGAACCAATTGCAGGGAGCCTTCCTCCTCGTCGTCCGAGATTCGACGTATCTGCCCCGTTCATTCATCCCGTGAGAGATAGAGCATCCCGCGATGCTGGATGCGTATAAGTACGCTTGCTTGGTGGAAGGAGCATTATTTTTCGTCAAAAATGTGTTCGATTTCTCGAGAATTTATgccattatttttattgctaaatATAGTTATTGTTTTGGGTATGGACGGATGTTTGTATTCACAAATGACCAGGAAAAAAGGATGGATTGAGAAAACTATAAGATATAACCAAACCTACAAGTTTCTAAATAATGAACTTTAAGATGGGGGCGTCAAGTCACGCCAACAAAAatcaaaaatagaaaggaagtgaATTGAAATAGTTATAAGTTCAGGGATTGCACTAAGAGAGAATCgaattggaaaaaaattatatgtttagGAAATTCCTAAGGAAAATGATCAAGTGTCTTCTTTCAGAATATTTTACGCCGTCTTAGTATTGTGTTACACATTTTGTTCGTTACTGTAGTTGACTGAGGCAGTCATGTTATTAAAGTCCTATAATTCGTTATATGCCACaggatttaaaaatatattatgatgAAGATTACATTACTGATTTATGCAGAAATCTGCATGAAGACTGTGAACGGatggataaataaaaattctGGAATTATGAATGACAGGATATTTACGCAGTGATGGTTATTGCAGCATTTTTGTCTtcataaacatacatgaaaaatgaTAAATCTAAGTCATTTAAAAGTTTCTAGCTTTTCAGTACCCCGAGATAATTGTAACAGTACTAAATGTCCTTTTACTACAATTCTTGCTAGAAAGTGGCAGatgtccataataataataataataataataataataataataataataataataataataataataataataataagaaaagtgatggactccctaaggaggcaggcatgaaacccggaaccccacactatagatgccacccagtcgaattagaggactgtgatagagcaaaaaaaaaaaaataataataatagtaaataaataaataaataaataataataataaacaattatacAGCTTAGCTCTATCAGGCCaaataaagattaaatgaaagtcaacaaaaaatgtatgtcaacaaacaaacaaaaatactcaTTCTTATACATTAATaactaaggcaaaaaaaaaactatggaagaGAATCAAAACAAATTACATCATTACCTAACACTCAAACTTGATATTAGAAGATAAAGAACCGTTGTAGAGACACAAAATTCGCCACATGACATCCCATCCCACATGCAAATATGACGttgaaacatgagagagagagagagagagagagagagagagagagagagagagacactttgaGTCCACACACCTAACGTCAAGCACTGCAGCAAGCACCAGAATACCAAGGTCTGTTATAAACTGATTTTTCGCAATGAAGATGCAGTGAGGCAGACAGCCATATGCCCATGCCTAACTGACAGCCAAGCTATGTGCTATCGACATCTACACTGAATGAGCACCCATCCAAGTACTGGCCATACTCAGTATTACTTTAATAAACAGCTGGTAGAGAGAAGTAAACAGGCAAGGTTTATTCAGTAAATGAGCAGCTGTTAAAGGAAAGACGATAATAAAAAGTATAATGCATTATCACATTCAGATCTTGACACCTGGCGACTGATTGATTTGTTGTTGCTTTGGTGTTGTGCTAAGACTCCTCTTTAATTAATGCTGTGTCGTGAAATTGTGaaaaattgtacatatatatattatatatgtgatatatatacatatatatatatattatatttatatgattatataaatgcatttagctgcaaatgtcctttagtaaccaattcgctctacctcggaattaatatattttcatatatattaaccgaaggggaatttttttagttgataataatttcttcctctcgtggattcgaaccagagcaCAGAGGAGAAAATCAGGACTTCGATGTAGTTACCGAATCGgccagcatatatgaaaatatattaattccgaggtagggcgaattgggcattaaaggacatttgtagcttaattatgtataggaatcacggtgatgttataaaaattcatatatatatatatatataatatatatatatatatatatatatatatatatatatatcatatacatatacatatacccatatatatatatatatatatatatatatatattatattattatacatatattcgtTTTCCCGTATAGGAGGGGTGGCTAGAATACATGTTGCCATGACTGATTTCTAGAATGTATATTTGGGATGGGTCTGATAGCCCCACGCCCGCTCAATAGCCTCTAAGCTAAAGCATCCGG
Encoded proteins:
- the LOC135200282 gene encoding antifreeze protein Maxi-like, giving the protein MRIHASEQPTDFKIIRPRKGVGLSCAQGDRVERGIAESGSGYGGSSGNGKGGSSHGGSYLVIGAGGGSGSHGPSAADIANQAAAQATAAAAGLKGASQSAASAAAQKAAAAASAAAQTAQAAAAQEQAKAAQITQAAQGAQAAAFAESSLSAQASSAVQAAENTYNLALSVANSLSHAQAEAKAVAAQALQALQAAKSVQAAQSAMAWQAQQASNSLTQQQSLALSNLQSAQSAAAQAQAAAAKALAKAKGSASSYSSGSSDGYGH